TTTTGGTATTACAGATATTTTTCAGCAATTCTCATTATAAGATTTTACAAATTTGATTAACCTAATAACATAAACATAAGGCTAGATGAGGTCTTAGTTTTACAAAGTTGGGGAATTCGTAACAAAAGTAAATATATATTGACAAAAAATGCTTGTGTGTGGTAGCTTTACTCAAGTTAGCTATTCATAGACATCACCTGATTTTCTTGGTTTTAACTTCCTGCTTAACCTTTGGGCTGAACGTTTACCTTTAAGGGATATAAGCAATGATAAATTTAGGACTCTTAAAAGGAATAGTCTTTTTAATCATTTCTTTATTGAATTTTGGTCTGGCTATATTTATCTTAGCTAAAAATCCCAAGCATAAGATTAATATTTCTCTCTCTTTAGCTGCTTTATTTTCAGGAATTCATCCTCTGAGCTACTCACTGATATATCTTTTGTTTCCAAAATATAGCTTTTTTTTTCATAAAATGGCCTGGCTGGGCATCTTTATTGTCCCTTCTTTCTTAACCTTTGTTTTATTTTTTAGCCAGATAAATCCCAAGAAGACAATTCTTATTACTACTATTACTTATTCCATAGGCCTTATTCTTTTTATTCTTTCGCTTATTACTTCTTTACTGGTCAAAGAAGTACTTATCTTACCTTCTCAAATAGTAGCTAAGACAGGACCTTTAGATATAGTAATGAGAAGCTATATCCTTATCTTAATAGGCCTGACTTTTTACTATCTCTTCAAAGATTATCAAAAAAGTAACTTTAAAAGAAGAGAGTGCATTAAGTATCTCTTTACCGGTATCTTCATTTACGGCTTAGGAGGTTTAATTTTTAGTGTTTTCTTACCTTTAATCTTAAAACATACGGCCTTTTCATATCTAACTTTCTTTTTTTCATTAATCTGGCTTTCTCTAACTACCTATTCCATCTTGTATTATCACCTTTTAGATATTAAAGTAGCTTTTAAAAAGATCACCTTAATTACTTTAACGGGTATCGTTAGTTTAATCCTCATCTACTCTATCACCATTTTTACTAAAGAGACCTTTAGCGAAATATTAGGTTCGATGTGGTTCTTATTCCCTATCTTAATCTCTTTAATCATCGGATTCTTATTTAACCATCTTACTTCATTAATTATTAACTTAAAAGAAGAAGAATTTTCAAGAGAAAAGTATAGATATCGAGCTTATCTCTGGCAAGAAATAGAAAAGATAAGCCAAGCTAAGAACATGGGTGAACTTTTCTCAAGAATTACCCATAGTCTTAAGTATGCCCTTAACCCCTCTTTTATTAAGATCTTCTTAAACCATGAAGAATTAAACAAGTATTTACTCCAATATGGAGATTTTAATAATTTAAGAGAAAACCCAAACTTTCATCATTCTAAGATAGAATTTTCCCATAACCACTGCTTAATCCTTTACTTAAAAGAACAAAAAGAATTGATCGATCTAAATAAGATAAACTTTTTACTTAATCTTGGAAAAGAGTCTTTAGATCAAAGAAACTCTTTTCTTTCGATAAAAGATGAATTAACAAGAATAAAAGCCGAGCTCTGTTTACCTATCTTTAAAGAAGATAACCTTCTTGGTCTTATCTTGATGGGTAATAGACTTACCTTACCTTATCTTTACTCTTCTGAGGATCTACGTTTAATCTCCTTGATGACTAATTATCTAGGAGAAACACTCCACAAACTTACATTAGAAGATAAAAATCTACGGCTGATCTTAAGCTCTATCCAAACCATCGTTAACTCTGTAGAAGCAAAAGATTCGTACACCGGGGGCCACAGCCTTCGTGTCTTTAATATTTCACTTTCCTTAGGAAAAAGGCTATTAAGACACCTGCCCAGCACTTCAGATAATTTAATCGGCCTTAAGAGAGCCGCTATTTTACATGATGTAGGTAAACTCAGTATTCCAGAAGCCATCTTAACTAAGTATGAAAAGTTATCAAAAGAAGAATTTGAAGTCTTAGCTAAACATCCTGAAAAAGGTATCGAGCTTATTAAACCTTTAGAAGACTGGCTGAGTGAAGATACGAGGTTAGGCATCTTGCAACATCACGAAAATTTTGATGGGTCGGGTTATCCTAAAAGAATAAAGGAAAAAGATATCCATATTTATGCCCGCATCATCAGAGTAGCTGATGCTTTTGATGCTTTAACTACCGATCGGCCTTATTCTAAAGCCATGGAAAAGAAGGTAGCCATTGAAGAGTTAAAAAAATTAGCTCATCTTCACTTTGACTCTGAAGTGATTGATAAGTTAGTAGAGCTAAACGAAGAAGGGTTGATTTAAAAAGCTATGTTTTCTAAATTATATTCCTCTAAATTATATTCCAAGATTATCACTGCTTTAAAAAATGTAGGACTAAAGAAAAAGAAAGCTAATCTTAAGCTCAAAGAGATGCTAAAGATTGCTCATTCTCTAACAACCGTCGTCGAAACAAGGGATCCCTCTACCTTTGAACATGGAAAAAGGGTGCAAGAGTATTCTCTCTTAATTGCCCAAAAGTTAAATGTTCCTCAAGAAATGATCAAGGTAGCTTCAGTTCTTCACGATATAGGCAAGATAGGTATCCCAGAAAGTATTCTCTTGAAAAAAGATAGACTTACCCATGAAGAATGGGAGATCATCAAACAACATCCTGAGATTGGCCAAGAGTTGTTAAAAAAACAACTCCTTGATTTTCCAGAAGAAGTATTTGATGCCATAAAACATCATCATGAAACTTTAGATGGAGAAGGATATCCAGATTCTTTGGAGGCAGAAAAGTTACCCTTAGCTATTCGTATCCTTTCCGTAGCCGATGCTTTTGAAGCCATGACTTCAGAGCGAATATATAGGAAAATAATATCCCAAGAAGAAGCCTTAGCGGAATTAGAGAGATGCAAAGGAAAAAAATACGATCCTCTGGTGGTAGAAGCCTTAATCTCCATAATTAAAGAAAAAAATATCAATCCATGAAGAAGATAGAATTAGTCTCTCCTGCTTCTAATTGGCCTATGCTTATGGCTAGCGTAGAAAATGGGGCAGATGCTGTTTACCTTGGTTTAAAAGAGTTTAATCTTAGAATCTCAGCCGAAAATTTTCATTTAAGAGAATTAAGAAAGGTCGTTGACTACTGCCATAAAAACAACGTTAAGGTTTATCTGGCTTTAAATACCCTTATCTATGACCAAGAAGAAAAAAAGATTAAGAAGATCCTCTTCAAAGCTAAAGAATATCAAGTTGAGGCTATTATTTGTTGGGACTATTTAGTTATCTCTGAAGCTTTAGCTTTAAATTTAAATGTCCACCTTAGCACTCAAGCCAGTGTCTCTAACTCATCTACCGTTAATTTTTATCAAAATTTGGGCGTGAAGAGAATTGTCTTAGCCAGAGAATTAAGCCTTAAACAAATATCGGCCATCAAGAAGAAAAATAGTATTGAGCTTGAATGCTTTGTTCATGGGGCAATGTGTTTAGCTCTTTCCGGGAGGTGTCTTTTAAGCCAATATTTCTTTCAAAAGAGCGCTAATCGAGGAAACTGTTTACAACCTTGCAGAAGAAAGTATCAAAGTTTAGATGATCAATTAGAAATAGAAATAGGCCCTAATTACATTTTAAGTGCTAAGGATTTATGCACCATTGAGATAATTGATAAATTAATTAAGGCCGGGATAGATGTTTTTAAGATTGAAGGTCGGTCTAAATCGCCCGAATACGTCAAGGTAGTTACCCAGTGTTATCGAGAAGCTTTAGATGCTTATTACCAAAAAGCTTATCACCAGGAATTAACTGATAAATTACTAAAAAAACTACAAACTGTATATAATCGAGGCTTTTCTAAAGGCTTTTACTTGGGGTTGCCCAATGATCAAGACTTAACTAAGAGCGAAGGAAACATCGCTTCTAAGAAAAAAAAATATGTAGGAAGAGTCTTAAATTATTATAAAAAAGTTGGCGTGGCTGAAATCGTCATTGAAGATCATCCTCTCTCTAAAGGAAATGAAATCTTATTTGTGGGTTATAAAACTGGTCTTAAAAATATGACTATTAATTCCTTAGAGATAGACCACCAAGAAGTAGATAAAGCTAAAAAAGGTGAAAAAGTAGGCATATTTTCAACGGAAAGAGTAAGGAGTAATGATCAAGTATATCTCTTAAGTTAAGGCTCTTCTCTTGCTTCTAGTTTGAATACTTCATATTTTATAGCACTTATTAATGAAAATTTGACATAGTGCATTTTTAATCTTTAAATGATATTTTAATCTTTAAATAATTATAAAATTTTACTTGACAAATTTTTGATTATTCGTATAATTTCTCTCTAATGCTAAATTATTTTAGTAATGCTATTAATGCTAAATTATTTTAGTAGGATATTTTAATAAGAAAGGAGTAAGATATATGAAGAATTTATTAGTTTTGCTGGTAGCAGTCTGCTTTGCTTTTACTTTAGCTATGGGTATTAATTGTTGTGCTCCAAAAGCTACTGAAGATAAAGCTCCAGTTGCAGAAGATGAAGCTCCAGCTCCAGAAGCTCCAGCTCCAGAAGTTCCAGCTCCAGAAGTTCCAGCTCCAGCTCCAGCACATTAATATTTAGTTCTATAAAAATAGTTCTATAAAAAATAAAAAAGGGAAGAGGTAAAACTCTTCCCTTTTTTATTCTACTAAAAAGAGGACTTGGTTGGTAGCTACCGTTTGTCCATCTTTAAATAATATTTTTACAATCTTACCTTCAAATTCTGATTTTATTTCATTAAATAACTTCATCGCTTCTACCAAGGCAACGGTTTGTTCTTTTATAATAAAGTTTTCTTCTTCCACGAAAGGAAGAACTCCAGAAAAAGGAGCTCGGTATATAGTTCCAGCTAAAGGAGATCTTATCTCTTTATACTCCTTCTTTTTTTCATTCTTAGCTGCATCTTCAAAAGAAGTAGGATCTTTCTTCTCAGAAGAGATGCTCTTTATATTTTTTTTAGCTCTTATTCTTATCTTCTCTTCTTTGATATCTATTTCTTCTAAATGGTATTTACCTAAAAACTTGATTACTTCTTCTACTTTTTGAACATCAATATCTTTCTTCTTCATTTTAAATTACTCCAAATTTGTTAAATATCTTTAATCATCTTTTGGACATATTTAGCAATAGATAAGGAAGCAGTAAGACCAGGCGAATCAATGCCAATAAGATTAATAAATCCTGGATAACCTTTATCTTCTTCATGTCTTATCACAAAATCCCTAAAATCCTCATCTTGTCCTTGAAGTTTTGGTCTAATTCCTGCTAGATCAGGGCTTAAGTCATCCTCATTTATAAAAGGTAAAAATTGTTTTACAGAACGATAAAATAAAGTTCCTTTAGAAGGATCAACCTGATAATTTATTTCTTTATTAATATATTCAGCGTCAGGACCTAAACGTAGGCGACCTGTCTTGTCTAAAACCACATGAATACCTAAACTAACCTCAGTAGGGACAGGATAAATTAAATGTTTTATAGAATGTAATTTGTGCGCTTGAAAATAACTTCCTTTGCAATATTTTAGTAAATAGTCACAATTTAGGATATCTATGCCTGCCATTTGAGCTATGATATCACTATTAAGGCCGGCACAGTTAACTACCATTCTTGAGGTAAAAGTATATTCTTTTTTAGATTCTAAGATTACTACCTCATATCCCGAGGATATTTTTCTAATATTTATTACCGGGGTTTGAT
Above is a genomic segment from bacterium containing:
- a CDS encoding HD domain-containing protein; its protein translation is MINLGLLKGIVFLIISLLNFGLAIFILAKNPKHKINISLSLAALFSGIHPLSYSLIYLLFPKYSFFFHKMAWLGIFIVPSFLTFVLFFSQINPKKTILITTITYSIGLILFILSLITSLLVKEVLILPSQIVAKTGPLDIVMRSYILILIGLTFYYLFKDYQKSNFKRRECIKYLFTGIFIYGLGGLIFSVFLPLILKHTAFSYLTFFFSLIWLSLTTYSILYYHLLDIKVAFKKITLITLTGIVSLILIYSITIFTKETFSEILGSMWFLFPILISLIIGFLFNHLTSLIINLKEEEFSREKYRYRAYLWQEIEKISQAKNMGELFSRITHSLKYALNPSFIKIFLNHEELNKYLLQYGDFNNLRENPNFHHSKIEFSHNHCLILYLKEQKELIDLNKINFLLNLGKESLDQRNSFLSIKDELTRIKAELCLPIFKEDNLLGLILMGNRLTLPYLYSSEDLRLISLMTNYLGETLHKLTLEDKNLRLILSSIQTIVNSVEAKDSYTGGHSLRVFNISLSLGKRLLRHLPSTSDNLIGLKRAAILHDVGKLSIPEAILTKYEKLSKEEFEVLAKHPEKGIELIKPLEDWLSEDTRLGILQHHENFDGSGYPKRIKEKDIHIYARIIRVADAFDALTTDRPYSKAMEKKVAIEELKKLAHLHFDSEVIDKLVELNEEGLI
- a CDS encoding HD domain-containing protein, with the protein product MFSKLYSSKLYSKIITALKNVGLKKKKANLKLKEMLKIAHSLTTVVETRDPSTFEHGKRVQEYSLLIAQKLNVPQEMIKVASVLHDIGKIGIPESILLKKDRLTHEEWEIIKQHPEIGQELLKKQLLDFPEEVFDAIKHHHETLDGEGYPDSLEAEKLPLAIRILSVADAFEAMTSERIYRKIISQEEALAELERCKGKKYDPLVVEALISIIKEKNINP
- a CDS encoding U32 family peptidase, with translation MKKIELVSPASNWPMLMASVENGADAVYLGLKEFNLRISAENFHLRELRKVVDYCHKNNVKVYLALNTLIYDQEEKKIKKILFKAKEYQVEAIICWDYLVISEALALNLNVHLSTQASVSNSSTVNFYQNLGVKRIVLARELSLKQISAIKKKNSIELECFVHGAMCLALSGRCLLSQYFFQKSANRGNCLQPCRRKYQSLDDQLEIEIGPNYILSAKDLCTIEIIDKLIKAGIDVFKIEGRSKSPEYVKVVTQCYREALDAYYQKAYHQELTDKLLKKLQTVYNRGFSKGFYLGLPNDQDLTKSEGNIASKKKKYVGRVLNYYKKVGVAEIVIEDHPLSKGNEILFVGYKTGLKNMTINSLEIDHQEVDKAKKGEKVGIFSTERVRSNDQVYLLS
- a CDS encoding NAD(P)/FAD-dependent oxidoreductase, with product MAEKVDLIIIGAGVVGLAIASEIESQGQDIFILEKNSSFGEETSSRNSEVIHAGLYYPKDTLKAMTCVEGKNLLYETCEKNNIFFKKIGKLIIAQSQAEEEKLEKLLKNGRENGVDDLRILSEKEVKELEPDLKAKTALYSPSTGIVDTHQLMQYLLQKAMSRKVEILYQTPVINIRKISSGYEVVILESKKEYTFTSRMVVNCAGLNSDIIAQMAGIDILNCDYLLKYCKGSYFQAHKLHSIKHLIYPVPTEVSLGIHVVLDKTGRLRLGPDAEYINKEINYQVDPSKGTLFYRSVKQFLPFINEDDLSPDLAGIRPKLQGQDEDFRDFVIRHEEDKGYPGFINLIGIDSPGLTASLSIAKYVQKMIKDI